The genomic DNA GGAAGGAAGGCATTCTTCGGGGACGATCCCTGGGAAAGGCCACGGGCCTGAGTGCACAGGGTACCAATGGCAGTGGGCATGTGGCCCAGGTTGTTTGGGCCACTGTCCTCTTGCAGCCGGAGGTGCCTGGTTCTGCCCAAGGCAAGAGGGTCTGTGGATGAGATAGGAGGACACCCCTGTCACATCTTGGTAGATTCCGTGCAGTCGTAGTCGTGGTTGTCCTCTCTGGCCGGCAGGGGGCGCCGGGGGGCAGGCCGGCCGCGGCGGAAGCTGTGCAGGGAGCGGCGCAGCGAGCCCAGGCGCTTCCAGAGGCGGAGCTGGGGCTCGCTGGGGCTCCCCGGGTGGTGGGGCATGCACTCGTGGGCCCGGCGGCGGCTCGGGTCCAGTGCCCGGGGCTTGCAGAGGGTCATGAACAGCAGACAGGTGGCCAGCAGAAGGAAGATGCAGGCCAGGGCAATGAGCACGGGGATGGGGTCAACAGCCTCTGAGAGCCTCCCTGGAGTGGCTGGAGCTGTGAGGAAGGCGAGGGGGCTGGGGCCCTCTGTGTTCATGGCTCCTGCAACAGGAATGGGACAGGAGCAAATGAGCTGGACTCAGgactggagggggagggggacttTGGGTGCTGAGCACTGCCAAACTAGCTGCAGATAAGATTGCAGTCATTTTCCAGGTTAGAACAGTGAGCCTGGGAGAGGTAACAAGTCTAAAGTCATGCAGTGGGAGAGTGACAGAACTGGGCCTGAACTCAGTTCCTCCATCTGCTACAGTCCCTGCCTACCTGTCgcagaggaggcaggaagggTAATGCCTTCTGGCATTTTAAAGTCAATTCTCATGAATCACAACAGAGTCTTGGGATCTAAGACCAATCCCGTCCCTAACTTGCTCTGTGACCAGGAACAAACCATGAGTTATAGCTGCAGAGGGCAAGGACCCTAGCAGTTAACTGCCACCAAGGCTACAAACTGGTCGAGTTCTTACAGTGCTTTTATAAActtaattgtgaatttttttaaaaaacaaaaaacgaggTTTCACATAAATATCTGAACACCTGGCTTCTCTTGAAATTCCAGAATTTTAGCAATAGCAACATGGGGTCCATTGCTGCCGGCCCCCAGGGGCTGGGGCTGAGCAGCAGCTGCCCGATTTAGAC from Bos taurus isolate L1 Dominette 01449 registration number 42190680 breed Hereford chromosome 28, ARS-UCD2.0, whole genome shotgun sequence includes the following:
- the C28H10orf105 gene encoding uncharacterized protein C10orf105 homolog, which encodes MNTEGPSPLAFLTAPATPGRLSEAVDPIPVLIALACIFLLLATCLLFMTLCKPRALDPSRRRAHECMPHHPGSPSEPQLRLWKRLGSLRRSLHSFRRGRPAPRRPLPAREDNHDYDCTESTKM